From Algoriphagus sp. NG3, the proteins below share one genomic window:
- a CDS encoding aminotransferase class I/II-fold pyridoxal phosphate-dependent enzyme produces MDFKIPLSFPVFNGNENAYLQRAISSRHIATSGEFITEFERRLSTRLKTHEAVALNSGTSSLHLAMVLLGISPGDEVICQSFTFCASANPVVYLGATPIFVDSEKESWNICPEILEDTILSRISKGKKPKAIVIVHLFGMPAKLKEIMEISDKYNIPVLEDAAEAFGSQYLGKPCGTFGKIGVISFNGNKIMSAGGGGALIANDTASVQHARLLSTQAREDLPFYHHLEIGYNYKMNNLSAAVGVAQLEQLDTFIQARRHINQRYRILLEDFPGISFQTESPDSQSNYWLTTILIDKQITGFSNIELKSALLKHDIESRFLWKPLHTQPVFNMTPYYGGSMAERLFENGLCLPSSVNLTLQDQESIVEVIRKELSKTFK; encoded by the coding sequence ATGGATTTTAAAATCCCCTTATCATTTCCAGTATTTAATGGCAACGAAAATGCTTATTTACAGCGTGCTATTAGCTCTCGGCATATCGCTACATCCGGAGAGTTTATTACTGAGTTTGAAAGGAGATTGTCCACAAGATTAAAGACACATGAAGCAGTTGCCTTAAATTCAGGCACCTCATCACTGCACTTGGCCATGGTTCTCCTAGGCATAAGTCCTGGAGATGAGGTAATCTGTCAGTCATTTACTTTTTGTGCCTCAGCCAATCCGGTGGTTTATCTGGGAGCCACACCTATTTTCGTGGATAGTGAAAAAGAAAGCTGGAATATTTGTCCTGAGATTTTGGAAGACACGATTCTCAGTAGGATTTCTAAAGGGAAGAAGCCAAAAGCAATAGTAATTGTCCATCTGTTTGGAATGCCTGCCAAGTTGAAGGAAATAATGGAGATTTCAGATAAATACAATATTCCGGTTTTGGAAGATGCGGCGGAAGCTTTTGGGAGCCAATATTTAGGTAAGCCCTGTGGAACCTTCGGTAAAATCGGGGTAATATCCTTTAACGGCAACAAGATCATGTCTGCCGGAGGTGGGGGAGCACTGATAGCCAACGATACTGCCAGTGTACAGCATGCCAGATTACTTTCCACCCAGGCAAGGGAGGATTTACCATTTTATCATCACTTGGAAATAGGGTATAATTACAAAATGAATAATCTTTCAGCTGCTGTAGGCGTAGCCCAACTTGAGCAGTTGGATACATTTATCCAAGCTAGAAGACATATCAATCAACGGTATAGGATCTTGCTGGAAGATTTCCCTGGAATTAGTTTTCAGACCGAATCACCAGATTCACAGTCTAATTATTGGTTGACTACTATTCTGATAGATAAACAAATTACCGGATTTTCTAACATAGAGCTAAAATCCGCCCTGTTGAAGCATGATATTGAAAGCAGGTTTCTCTGGAAACCGCTCCATACACAACCGGTATTCAACATGACACCTTACTATGGGGGAAGCATGGCGGAAAGACTGTTTGAAAACGGGCTTTGCTTACCTAGTTCGGTAAATTTGACCTTACAGGATCAGGAGTCCATTGTAGAAGTAATCCGTAAAGAATTAAGTAAAACGTTCAAATAA
- a CDS encoding sugar transferase has protein sequence MIYRNCLKRGLDLVLAFLMFLILLPIFVVLLLILSIHHKGNPFFFQSRPGKGNISFKILKFKTMSDLSDESGNPLPDSARITRLGNMIRKSSLDEIPQLINVLKGDMSLVGPRPLLDDYLHLYSRNQLRRHEVKPGVTGWAQINGRNAITWDTKFKYDIWYVDNLTFLLDVRILFQTLFNVILGKGITQQEHVSMGQFEGSKEERI, from the coding sequence GTGATTTACCGAAATTGCCTTAAGCGCGGGTTAGACTTGGTTCTTGCCTTTCTAATGTTTTTGATTCTACTCCCAATTTTTGTGGTTTTGCTGCTTATTTTAAGCATCCATCACAAGGGAAATCCCTTTTTTTTCCAATCACGTCCGGGCAAAGGAAATATCTCATTCAAGATCCTTAAGTTTAAAACCATGTCTGATCTATCTGATGAAAGCGGAAACCCCTTGCCGGACTCAGCACGGATTACCCGATTGGGTAATATGATCAGAAAATCCTCTTTGGACGAGATCCCGCAGTTGATCAATGTACTGAAGGGGGATATGAGCTTGGTAGGTCCCCGTCCATTGCTGGATGATTACCTTCATCTATATTCCAGAAACCAGCTGAGACGGCATGAGGTAAAACCTGGAGTGACCGGGTGGGCTCAGATCAATGGGAGAAACGCAATTACATGGGATACTAAATTCAAGTACGATATCTGGTATGTCGATAACCTTACTTTCTTGTTGGATGTAAGAATCCTCTTCCAAACCTTATTCAATGTGATTCTAGGTAAGGGAATAACCCAGCAAGAACATGTGTCAATGGGACAGTTTGAGGGCAGTAAAGAAGAGCGGATCTAG
- a CDS encoding DUF3784 domain-containing protein, with translation MASIYIGLLFIAIGIVVKLFPNLIAGYNNLSHKEKENALTNGLPTFASIVFGMMGLIIIVGHYLELGLDMPSLGRNLVIISSLAGSVILIVFGNRFTAKKNSIQKTK, from the coding sequence ATGGCAAGCATTTACATAGGTTTACTTTTTATAGCAATTGGAATTGTGGTCAAATTGTTCCCAAACCTGATAGCAGGTTACAATAATCTCTCACATAAGGAAAAAGAAAATGCGCTAACCAATGGTTTACCCACGTTTGCTTCTATTGTTTTTGGGATGATGGGTCTGATCATCATTGTCGGACATTATCTAGAGCTGGGGCTGGATATGCCTTCTCTGGGCAGAAATCTGGTGATTATTAGCTCTTTGGCGGGCTCAGTGATTTTGATTGTTTTTGGAAATAGGTTTACCGCTAAAAAGAATTCTATCCAAAAAACCAAATAA
- a CDS encoding heavy metal translocating P-type ATPase: protein MEESTQIVHKDTFPVTGMTCAACASSVETILAHTDGVKSAQVNFASSTVLVEYSDEINPEGLNEALSAIGYGLITETENADETVYANQAEHYQKLKKHTIGAAILTLPIFIIGMFYMHWHAGTWISLVLAIPVMTVFGKRFFISAWKQATHKSVNMDTLVALSTGIAFTFSLFNTLFPEFWISRGFEPHVYYEAATVIITFILFGKLLEEKAKSRTSTALKNLMGLQPKTLKAIVNGEEKEMPISEVQKGYEIVVRPGEKIPVDGKVLSGNSFVDESMISGEPIAIEKAEGDKVFSGTINQKGSFHFKAEKVGSETLLSQIIKRVQEAQGSKAPVQKLVDKIASIFVPVVIGISILTFIVWMLIGGEDALSHAILNAVAVLVIACPCALGLATPTAIMVGIGKGAENNILIKDAESLEIAHKVNAIILDKTGTITAGKPTVSDIAWGSEALKNTFAPILLAIESKSEHPLADAVGKKLREDGFTAESISDFQSLTGQGVEAKNSLGQKFFVGNTKLIQLNGISINPELNKLAITWSNEARTVIFFADEESVLAVIAISDEIKPSSKSAIQKLKEKGIEVYMLTGDNQQTAASVAKQVGLTDFKAEVMPSDKSEFVKVLQAKGKIVAMVGDGINDSEALAQADISIAMGHGSDIAMDVAKMTIISSDLEVIPKALNLSGQTVRGIKENLFWAFIYNLIGIPIAAGVLYPFNGFLLDPMIAGAAMAFSSVSVVLNSLRLKNKSI from the coding sequence ATGGAAGAATCCACTCAAATAGTACACAAAGATACGTTTCCCGTCACCGGTATGACCTGCGCTGCTTGCGCATCCAGTGTGGAAACAATTTTGGCACATACAGATGGAGTGAAGTCCGCCCAAGTAAATTTCGCTTCAAGCACCGTGCTAGTAGAATACTCGGATGAAATAAATCCTGAAGGCCTGAACGAAGCGCTTTCAGCAATAGGATATGGACTGATCACAGAAACAGAAAATGCGGATGAAACCGTCTATGCAAACCAAGCTGAACATTACCAAAAGCTAAAGAAGCATACGATTGGTGCGGCGATTCTTACTCTTCCCATTTTCATCATCGGGATGTTTTATATGCATTGGCATGCAGGAACTTGGATTTCCCTTGTTTTGGCTATTCCTGTGATGACAGTTTTTGGGAAGCGCTTTTTTATCAGCGCCTGGAAACAAGCCACTCATAAAAGTGTCAACATGGACACGCTCGTTGCGCTCAGTACAGGGATAGCTTTTACTTTTAGTCTGTTCAATACCCTGTTTCCCGAATTCTGGATTAGCCGTGGTTTTGAGCCGCATGTGTATTATGAAGCGGCCACGGTGATCATCACCTTTATACTTTTCGGAAAATTGCTGGAGGAGAAAGCAAAGTCAAGAACTTCCACTGCGCTCAAGAATTTGATGGGGCTACAGCCAAAAACCTTGAAAGCTATTGTCAATGGTGAGGAGAAAGAAATGCCTATTTCGGAAGTTCAGAAAGGCTATGAAATTGTCGTGCGTCCGGGAGAGAAAATACCCGTGGATGGTAAAGTGCTCTCCGGAAATTCCTTTGTGGATGAAAGCATGATCAGTGGTGAACCCATTGCCATTGAGAAAGCGGAAGGTGATAAAGTTTTCTCGGGAACCATCAATCAAAAGGGCAGCTTCCATTTCAAAGCAGAGAAAGTCGGAAGTGAAACCCTTCTATCCCAGATCATCAAGCGGGTACAGGAAGCTCAGGGCAGCAAGGCTCCTGTTCAGAAATTGGTAGATAAAATTGCCTCTATCTTTGTTCCTGTAGTCATAGGGATTTCAATCCTGACTTTTATTGTTTGGATGCTTATCGGAGGAGAGGATGCGCTTTCCCACGCTATTTTGAATGCTGTCGCTGTGTTGGTGATTGCCTGTCCCTGTGCACTGGGTTTGGCCACGCCTACTGCTATTATGGTAGGAATCGGTAAAGGCGCCGAGAACAATATTCTTATAAAAGACGCCGAAAGCCTGGAAATAGCCCACAAAGTCAATGCAATTATTCTGGATAAAACCGGGACAATTACCGCTGGAAAACCTACCGTTTCAGATATTGCTTGGGGGAGTGAAGCGTTGAAAAACACTTTTGCCCCTATCCTACTTGCTATAGAATCCAAATCAGAGCACCCTCTGGCAGATGCAGTTGGCAAAAAGCTAAGAGAAGATGGCTTCACTGCTGAGTCGATTTCGGATTTTCAAAGTTTGACAGGCCAAGGAGTAGAAGCCAAAAACTCTTTAGGTCAAAAGTTCTTTGTAGGGAATACCAAATTGATCCAACTGAATGGTATTTCGATTAATCCGGAATTGAATAAGCTGGCTATAACCTGGAGTAATGAAGCTAGGACCGTGATATTCTTTGCCGATGAGGAATCAGTGCTGGCCGTTATTGCCATTTCCGATGAGATCAAACCCAGTTCGAAATCAGCAATCCAAAAGCTAAAAGAGAAAGGCATCGAGGTGTATATGCTTACCGGAGACAATCAACAGACTGCGGCTTCGGTTGCCAAGCAAGTGGGGTTGACTGACTTCAAAGCTGAGGTGATGCCATCAGACAAGTCTGAGTTCGTCAAAGTGCTTCAAGCCAAGGGTAAAATTGTGGCAATGGTCGGTGACGGCATCAATGATTCGGAAGCGTTGGCACAGGCAGACATCAGTATCGCTATGGGGCACGGTTCGGACATTGCGATGGATGTGGCAAAAATGACCATCATTTCCTCCGACCTTGAAGTGATTCCCAAAGCATTAAATCTATCAGGGCAGACCGTTCGAGGCATTAAGGAAAATCTCTTCTGGGCCTTTATTTACAATTTGATCGGCATCCCTATTGCCGCAGGAGTTCTATATCCTTTCAATGGATTCCTGCTCGATCCTATGATCGCCGGTGCGGCTATGGCCTTTAGCTCTGTGTCAGTGGTATTGAATAGCCTTAGACTGAAAAACAAAAGTATCTAA
- a CDS encoding M28 family peptidase: MSIHKPFFATILAFGFGFSANSQQVTGFYPNDTATQKAVEAEYLKAVNFGQFKVHLQELTKSPHIVGTPENEAVAAYLTQVMSAAGMEVTSYPYDVYLPNDPGESLLEIITPDKITLSQQEGVIDSDPFSGDPRLHKGFNAYSGSGDVTAEVVYANYGVKADFEKLAEMGVDLKGKVVIARYGGNFRGYKAQFAEHYGAAALIIYTDPKDSGYEKGDVYPDGPYYNETTIQRGSLLTLNYTGDPLTPFQPALPLDGDKQVKRLDPKDVAFHTIPVTPIGYGAAKEILSRMKGSSVPEEWKGGLPIDYRITGGQDLKVRVKVDQPIDFVRANNIVGKFQGSEYPDEWIILGSHYDAWSFGATDPNSGTAMMLTLAEAIGELVKKGERPKRSILIGHWDAEEQGVIGSTEWVEQFKDELQAKAVTYMNFDAAVSGRNFGVSAAPTLKNLIIEASKEVAYPDSSKTVFEVWAGQNEEPKIGNLGGGSDHIAFYMYAGVPSLSGGTGGVSAYHSNYDNFHYYSKFVDPTFQMGGTVASVIGILTLRMANATIIPYDVPRYAQDLRLHFDNAVKSVKELDVSFNSFGRVDDALAKLQATTTVYEAAINTALASGRLSEKEISSINKALISLEKSWIDPKGMYFGSWYRSLYVSTDPFSGYASWILPGIRYEVETKSTDRLEEWDKRYAKAILDLDKKVNKIVKSLK; encoded by the coding sequence ACAGTTTAAGGTTCATCTGCAAGAATTGACCAAATCCCCTCATATAGTAGGCACGCCTGAAAATGAAGCCGTAGCGGCCTATCTGACTCAGGTGATGTCTGCTGCGGGAATGGAGGTGACCTCCTACCCTTACGATGTGTATTTGCCGAATGATCCCGGTGAATCTCTTTTGGAAATCATCACTCCTGACAAAATAACCTTATCCCAACAAGAAGGAGTGATTGATTCAGATCCATTCTCTGGCGATCCTAGACTGCACAAGGGATTCAATGCCTATTCTGGTTCAGGAGATGTCACAGCTGAAGTAGTGTATGCAAATTATGGCGTAAAAGCAGACTTCGAAAAGCTGGCAGAAATGGGTGTTGATCTCAAGGGGAAAGTGGTTATAGCCAGATACGGCGGTAATTTCCGAGGTTATAAGGCTCAGTTTGCTGAGCACTATGGAGCTGCGGCTTTGATCATATATACTGATCCCAAGGATTCTGGATATGAAAAGGGCGATGTCTATCCAGATGGACCGTATTATAATGAAACCACCATACAGCGCGGTTCACTGCTGACCCTGAATTACACAGGAGACCCCCTGACCCCCTTTCAGCCAGCTCTTCCGTTAGACGGAGATAAGCAGGTGAAGCGACTAGATCCAAAAGATGTGGCTTTTCACACGATTCCTGTTACCCCTATCGGATATGGTGCAGCCAAAGAGATTTTAAGTAGAATGAAAGGTTCCTCAGTCCCTGAAGAATGGAAAGGAGGGTTGCCAATTGACTACAGAATTACCGGGGGACAAGACTTGAAAGTACGCGTAAAAGTAGATCAACCCATTGATTTTGTCCGGGCAAACAACATTGTAGGCAAATTCCAGGGGAGTGAATATCCAGACGAATGGATCATATTGGGAAGCCACTACGATGCTTGGAGTTTTGGGGCTACAGATCCTAATTCAGGCACCGCTATGATGTTAACCCTTGCAGAAGCTATAGGCGAATTGGTCAAAAAGGGAGAGCGACCAAAAAGGTCAATTCTGATAGGACATTGGGATGCTGAAGAACAAGGTGTGATAGGTTCCACAGAATGGGTAGAACAATTCAAAGATGAACTTCAGGCAAAAGCTGTTACCTATATGAATTTCGATGCGGCTGTTTCAGGAAGAAACTTCGGGGTTTCGGCTGCTCCCACCCTTAAAAACCTAATTATCGAAGCATCCAAGGAAGTAGCCTATCCAGACTCTTCCAAGACAGTGTTCGAAGTTTGGGCAGGACAAAATGAGGAACCTAAAATAGGGAATCTAGGCGGTGGATCTGATCACATTGCCTTTTATATGTATGCGGGTGTGCCTAGCTTGAGTGGTGGTACAGGAGGGGTTTCTGCCTATCATTCCAACTACGACAACTTCCATTATTACAGCAAATTCGTTGACCCTACTTTCCAGATGGGTGGAACAGTGGCTTCCGTGATTGGTATTCTTACCCTCCGCATGGCAAATGCCACTATCATCCCCTATGATGTGCCTAGGTATGCCCAGGATCTGCGTTTACACTTCGATAATGCTGTAAAATCTGTAAAGGAGTTAGACGTTTCCTTTAATTCTTTTGGACGAGTGGATGATGCCTTGGCCAAACTACAGGCTACTACTACAGTTTATGAGGCTGCCATCAATACTGCACTGGCGTCAGGCAGGCTTTCGGAGAAAGAAATAAGCTCCATCAATAAAGCATTGATTTCGCTGGAAAAAAGCTGGATAGATCCTAAAGGGATGTACTTCGGCAGCTGGTATAGATCACTTTATGTGAGTACAGATCCTTTCTCAGGATACGCATCCTGGATTTTGCCTGGTATCAGATATGAGGTAGAAACCAAATCCACTGACCGGCTGGAAGAGTGGGATAAGCGCTATGCAAAAGCAATTCTGGATCTGGATAAAAAAGTGAATAAAATAGTCAAAAGCCTGAAATGA
- a CDS encoding AAA family ATPase, whose protein sequence is MYFLHQIHLPTSRSPQFPFSIKSLAELGAMAFENPVTVFVGENGSGKSTLLKALAIKLNLPAIGSTDLEQDDTLDGVKSYGESIVTRWNNKAYRGFFFRAEDYFGFVKRLRNLDDELKGDIVDFEKRLSGSGLKLAVGAVQGQKEALLRKYGNLKEVSHGEGFLKVLEGRLQAEGIYLIDEPEAALSPQRQLALFSLIKNLSENHGCQFIIATHSPILMTLPNATIFQFGDKIQKVDYQETEHFTILKNFLNNPDAFLRHL, encoded by the coding sequence ATGTACTTCCTCCATCAGATCCATCTTCCCACAAGCAGAAGCCCTCAGTTTCCATTTTCTATTAAATCTTTGGCTGAATTGGGAGCTATGGCGTTCGAGAATCCAGTGACGGTTTTCGTTGGAGAAAATGGATCGGGAAAGTCAACGCTTCTAAAAGCGCTGGCTATCAAGTTGAATTTACCTGCCATTGGCAGCACTGATTTGGAGCAAGACGACACACTTGATGGAGTCAAATCCTATGGAGAGAGTATAGTTACCCGATGGAATAATAAAGCATATCGTGGCTTTTTCTTCAGAGCCGAAGATTACTTTGGCTTTGTGAAACGCCTTCGGAACCTAGACGATGAACTGAAAGGAGACATCGTTGATTTCGAAAAAAGATTGAGCGGATCTGGATTAAAATTAGCAGTCGGAGCTGTGCAAGGGCAAAAAGAAGCCCTTCTACGTAAATATGGAAATCTTAAAGAAGTTTCCCACGGAGAGGGTTTTCTTAAAGTACTGGAAGGCCGATTGCAAGCAGAAGGAATTTACCTGATTGACGAACCTGAGGCTGCCCTTTCACCCCAGCGGCAACTGGCACTATTCTCCCTGATCAAAAATCTGTCTGAAAATCACGGTTGCCAGTTTATCATCGCCACACACTCCCCTATCTTAATGACTCTTCCCAATGCGACCATATTCCAGTTTGGAGATAAAATTCAGAAAGTGGATTATCAGGAAACAGAGCATTTTACGATTTTGAAAAACTTCCTAAATAATCCTGATGCTTTCTTACGGCATTTGTAG
- a CDS encoding CHY zinc finger protein produces MKNLLLSLLILISSQVLAQQTTLLPIVRSEIKGINIYGKTVDNQTRCQHWHSDLDIIAIKFKCCEKYYPCFSCHEEEADHKPEVWPKAEFDTQAILCGVCGTELTISEYQESGNTCPKCTAAFNPGCSKHYHLYFETDTGN; encoded by the coding sequence ATGAAAAACTTATTACTTTCCCTTCTGATACTTATTTCCAGCCAGGTGCTAGCCCAACAAACTACTTTGCTTCCAATTGTAAGATCAGAAATAAAGGGAATTAATATCTATGGTAAAACAGTCGATAACCAGACCCGATGTCAGCACTGGCATTCGGATCTGGATATCATTGCCATCAAATTCAAGTGCTGCGAGAAGTACTATCCATGCTTTTCATGTCATGAAGAAGAAGCTGATCACAAGCCGGAAGTTTGGCCTAAAGCTGAGTTTGACACCCAAGCGATTCTCTGTGGAGTATGCGGTACAGAACTGACAATCTCAGAATATCAGGAAAGCGGAAACACCTGTCCTAAGTGCACCGCCGCTTTCAACCCCGGTTGTAGCAAGCATTATCATTTGTACTTTGAGACAGATACAGGTAATTGA
- a CDS encoding HYC_CC_PP family protein, whose protein sequence is MKKQISIALALLLMFSNIGMAKSTHLCMGSEMMAEFGIAIKHLDCGMGDPHKEESSDSERSVDPIDCCQNQFELVQNDNDQNLKVLQIDAAQLIFIAAFTQSFIFRIAPASDDWQPQPYLIPPAVKKNLIVLFQSFLI, encoded by the coding sequence ATGAAAAAGCAAATTTCCATAGCCCTAGCACTTCTGCTGATGTTCTCAAACATCGGAATGGCCAAGAGCACCCATCTATGCATGGGTTCAGAAATGATGGCGGAATTTGGAATTGCAATTAAGCACCTGGATTGTGGAATGGGCGATCCACACAAAGAGGAGTCTTCCGACTCAGAACGAAGCGTAGATCCTATTGATTGCTGTCAGAATCAATTTGAACTTGTTCAAAACGATAATGACCAAAACCTCAAAGTCCTACAAATCGATGCTGCCCAACTTATTTTTATAGCAGCATTTACACAATCGTTTATCTTCAGAATCGCTCCGGCTTCTGATGACTGGCAACCACAACCCTACTTAATTCCCCCCGCAGTAAAGAAGAACCTTATTGTTCTTTTTCAATCATTCTTGATTTAA